CGGGTCGGGccacagaaatgtttttctggcttttttcctcttaaaaaaaaaggaggaaattcaaaataaacttcAGAACCAAAGTAATGGGACTTcttgtcctctctcttttcccatagcatcacaaacatttcactttccaAGATTCCTTTTGCTCCTAGCTGCCCTGACACTGAATTTGAACCTCTTAAAAAGGGATAACATGCAGACACAAACGTTCTTGGAGGGTTTCAAAGAAAAATAGATATTTCCCCGCACGAGGTTATAAAAGCAATCCCAATGGTCCGCCAATCAGTAACACAAACTGATCTTTGACCTCTGGCTATTTTAAGACAGTCCCATGTTGTTACCCTCTGATTCACACGCAGATTGTCTCCGCCGCCGTCACACAATGAGGGGGGTCAAAAAGGATCAGCTAACCGCTACCAGACAATACAAGTCAACGGGGAAGGTTAATGACTTTCGATCCTACAGCTTGATTCCCCCGGTTCAAACAACAAAAGGCGCTTTTACTCGTGTTTTTATAAGATATTGAAAGTTGAACACGTTTGACAAGAAGCAGGGCCATTGTGTTGGGTTATCTGCGGTGTCATATTTTGGGTTCTGGTAATCAGAGGGATATTACAGCACTATTGTACTGGCAGAGTCtgattgatgtttgtgtttcttagACTGCTATTCTTAAACATTAAGTCTGAGGGGTTTGTATGggctaaaaaactaaaacttgtTGGATGGAtttcacaagacaaacaaactaAGAGACTGTTTTTAGATGttcccaaaaagaaaaaaaaaaaaaatggcctcCATACTTCTTAAATTTCAATTTGACAGACGTTTGTCAGTTAAAGGGAAATTCTGGgatctttaaagactttatatgtgattgttttgatccagcagatgtcgcccttgagcaccagcatgaaaccaaaacaactcgcgctgcattgttgtgttagcatgctaatgctagcgatctttattatgctggtatcttcacactgcatgtaaatttacctgaaatgagcgtgatctagaaacacagttaagcagtgagtacagtatgttattcttcttttctctagtccctcaattaaacaacttttatacacgaggggaggagtcagccggctgtcctggcgatgtaaacaaactaaagataggactctgaaaaatctgaaaacatcacagacagtgggactcgggtgttacacccattgtagacagtcatgactcacagagttattttcagaggatatagttgatttctacatttaagtgagaaaaattacatatgaagcctttaaagtctgatcatatagtaaggtcactttatcatctcattcagtggatatcttacagattggtcTTTTAACTATAAGAGTAATTTATGGGCCGtgtctggttaaataaaggatGTTATGATTACAAGAGGCTCTGTCTTTGTCAGGAATTTCACCAAAATTGTGTTTGAAAATTGGATAACACTCAGAGCCTGTCAGTGGCATAACAAGCAAATAGAGCCACGGTTTAAAATCACCAGAGATTCAACTCCAtggaaacatttgaaaaggccacacagtgaaaacaaaaccCAGATAATTTCCTTCCACTGTCTTGGGTAATTTTttcataaatcaaaaaaaaagagcttccCTGATTGCGGCTTCATAACGAATAGTTTCCCACTCGAGTAACACTTCGTTTCCTCCACGCTGAAGGCAATTAATCATACAAAGAcgaaaaaaaagagttataaAACAGGCCTGTACATTATCTAACTGTGATGAAtgtgtgcattcatgtgttttttgtctaCAGTACAGCAGAgtagtggacacacacacacacgcacacacacacacacacacacacacacacacacacacacacacacacacacacacacacacacacacacacacacacacacacacacacacacacacacacacacacacacacacacacgcacacacagaaaatggCACAAAGGTAGTTTTTGTTCCGTGTCGCTGGAACTCCAGCTTTGCTTGGTCATCATGGATAAATGCCCCTCTTATCGAGCACAACGGCCACAGACAGGgccaagaacacacacacacacacacacacacacacacactaattatAGTTTAAAGTTGTGCAGTGCTTCAACTTTAGTACCGGATGACCTTGAAAAAAAGATCGATATGAGCCACCAAATTGGAAAAAGGAAGCCGATAAGAGGTTTGAATTCAAAGTTAGGAAAAAGCTattagtgtgtttgtttcttacGTTTCTGAtttaagaagtgtgtgtgtgtgtgtgtgtgtgtgtgtgtgtgtgtgtgtgtgtcctcgtcTTCATCATCTGTGGCAGCTGCCCCGCACTGATAGttgctttgttttcagtgagtgCTGCTTAATGAGGTCAAAGGCTATTTAGGGCCACGGGATGCTGACGAGGAGAAACAAGAGGTACCTTCATCAcgctcaaaacacacacacacacacacacacacacacacacacacgcacgcaaacTCAGAGCTATTCATTACATTTGACCAAGACAAGGTCCAAAAAATCAGCGGAGTAGAGAAAGAGCCTCTTTGTGTTGAGCTCTACAGACAGACGGGTCGAGAGAGAGGATGAGGCTctattagatttttttccccgTTAGCATAATGacacaaagaagacaaaaacacgacgtcctttctttttttacaaacattcatTACTGGGGACCGTTTTTCCCTCTCCGTAGGTACATCTGTTTACGTCCACACACATGACCTCATTACAGTAAAATGAGCAGTTTAAGTTGCACTTACAGTGTTTACATGATTCACAGTGACCTCAGGTCCACTTGGACCGACCGGCCTGTTGACTGTGAATACAGAATCATGGACTAAACACCACTATAGAAtaaaacaactacaaaaagaaagaaagtacaTTTAATAATATAGAAAAAAtgtgtattatgtgtgtgtttatgtgacggCCCTGGTTGTGCCTTCTCTTTTGTAATTTGTAGGCGTGGCTGTCCAATCAGCCGGGCTGAGAGTACCTGGGCTCAATGCTCCCGTTTCCCCCCCCTAcagaccaaagtcagcaaaggctcCGACTATCTGATGGATCTAAAGATTATCTTCACTCCTGAGGTGTGAGGCGTGTTGAGAGTGATTTTAAACGTCTCCCCGATCAGCTCAGAAGACGATCAGGGACCCCCCCGATTTGAAATCTTAAAAATGAACCTATTCAATGTTCACAATCAGAGAAATCCtgttgtgtaggtgtgtgttgtgttgtgttgtgttgtgttgtgttgtgtgtagacTGACACAAGAAATCGACTATTTTTAACTGCATGTAACCGTACTCACTGAGTTCCTCTCtctaacccttttcacacatactcctgaaaaactccagagatttggCTCCCCGGAGGtttttaggctatgtgtgaacacaaacagacgcatttttcaagcagactttacccggagcttctccggccagacccctcgTATTTTATCCACAGAAAATCCGAGTGTgctgatgtctgaacgtggccgaatatactccggagattttcaatttgagccaatgggacccgagtgacgtttatatagtgaccggctaaagtgtctacacgtgaccactacgatctccgtgcacgtaatgaacctgctgcattctgttttctgttggtcagcatgttgttctcctctcttggattacacatagcattgatataaaggaaaatattcacattataacgtcgtgtagcggactctgttgcttcggccgatacttccacgttgtttatttacgtcacgtcttacctcgggaaatccccccgacccccctcccctctgacagggaaagtgcCCCTCTgagaggagcatatgtgaacgactaggtcgggagaatctccggagaagtcctcctgtaaatatctagatattatctggagtgcagatgtgaaaacggcttctCTTTCAACTGTTTCCTGACTcaactacactgtaaaaaaaacacatcacctTTCTGctaaatgagagagagagagagaggggggggactctttagatggggggggggggggctgagagGATTTGTCATCACCTGTACCcttctccttcacacacacacacacacacacacacagcctgactCACCTGAAGACAGACCCCTTTATTGAGAAGCGGGCGGCCATCTTTGATTAGATGGCGTGACTCAGCAGACAGTGAACACAAGGGGggggtgtgtttgtggttttcgTGCGTGTGCGTGCTGGTCGTGATTTTGTGTGACCGTACGATGAATGAGCGCGTTTGTGTTCATGTAggcagtagtgtgtgtgtgtgtgtgtgtgtgtgtgtgtgtgtgtgtgtgtgtgtgtgtgtgtgtgtgtgtgtgtgtgtgtgtgtgtgtgtgtgtgtgtgtgtgtgtgtgtgtgtgtgtggtcgtaCCTCGTGGTCTGGTATCTCCGAGGACAGAGTCTTTCCCAGCACCACGGCGGTCAGGTAGGTCCAACAACGAGCCGTGTTAGCCAGGTTATAGCCCCCTGGTGACAAAAAGGAAGACAGATAATGAGGGTTCAGATCCCaatgagccaatcagagcctGAGGACGAGCCTCTGGATTGACAGCTGAACAGTGTGCGGcccgctctctcttttttctgctgtaaacaaGACCCACCCACCAAAGTTTGTCTGAAGGCGGCTCACAACCCCGACAGACAGCTGATGGTGAATCTAAAAATATGTGATGGATTGATTCTCACAAATGTGTTGATTCGGGTGTGACTCTTAAAAGATGGAGACGGAAGAAGAGGATGGActtgaggaaaatgaagaacCGAAGACATAGAGGAGAAtataacagagagagagaaagtatgtgggacagagagagaaagggcgagagagagagagagagacaggaagagaggtgGGATTGTAGTGGAGTAAAATAGCTTCATTGTGTCGTGAAAGTAGAAGCGATCATCTGGCCGAGGGCTGAGGGGTCTGGAACagagcatggtgtgtgtgtttacatgtgtgtgtacatccatatatatgtgtgtgtgtgtgtgtgtgtgtgtgtgtgtgtgtacatccatatatatgtgtgtgtgtgtgtgtgtgtaattttgtAAGTGAAtcaactaatttaaaaaaagtacaaacacaATAAAGTTCTTGGTACATCATCTATCTCTTCATGGGGGTatcgcatgcacgcacgcacgcacgcacgcacgcacgcacgcacgcacgcacgcacgcacgcacgcacgcacgcacagaataataaacacacactcgtTTAGCGTACCTCCTCCCAGCAGCAGTGTGGGTAGCTGCCAGCCTAAGACGTACTGCAGACACTTGCCCACCCCCACAGGGGTCATGTTGAAGGAGCACATGGGGTCGCCCGCCATGGTGTCGGCGCCCAGCTGCATCACGATCGCCTCCGGGTTGAACTGCGCCCGCACTTCCTGCatcacactgcaaaaaaaaacacaaaaaaaaacaccagtaaacattttgttttcctgctcGTGTTTGTCGAaactctggaaaaaaagaggtcAGGTCGTGTTTGGAGTTGATTGGTTTATATATGaagttgattgacaggtgtctcAGCCAATCAGGCAAGACTAAGACGACTGCTACTCGTATCACTCTCTTTATCATTGCTCAAAAATAGATGTTTAATGCCTCAGAACCAAAAGCTTTGAGTTAAAAGGGAGACTATAGTTCAACATGATGTCACAGGTTTTCCTTCCTGTGATTGGATGAAACATTAATCTAGAAAAACTGCTCAAACTACAGGATGCATGCTTCAAACTTAAGCGTCCAAACACCGAGTTAACGCTTAAGTTTGCAATCCTGAGTTTAAGCTCTCATGATGGAAGGAATCCCGGGGCTGAAGGGTCCTGAATAAAACGCTGAGTCAGCATTAGCTCTCAGGCAGATCTCTATGGAGGACCCTGACTTCTGATCTCTGGGTGGAGAAACAAAGACTTCATCCTCAGGGATCCTGGAGAGAAACGTCCCTTCTGAGCTGCACGGGGGGAGTTCCTGAGTCGACACTCTACCTGGTGAAAATCTGGAAGTATCTGTCGTCCTTGATGCCGTCCTCCATCGGGACGTTCACGGCGTACCACCTGCCTTTCCCCAGCCCCGTGTCGCTCAGGTCGCCTGTgcctaaacaaacacacacacacacaccgtgttGTTAAACACTGCAGTGAAACATGTTGAACATGAAACAAAGTGAAGAGACCGACCTGGGAAGAATCCAGGAGAGAACTTGTGCAGAGAGACGGTCATGACTTTGGATGTGAAGCTGAAAGCATCTTCTACACCtgcaggggggggagggggggggggacagtgATGTCATCTATTACTCCAGGTTTGATGACTTTGATGATACTTCCTCAAACtgaatattgttatttttaaccGTGTGTTATCCTTGTTCCAGACTCTACATTTCaaattgtgtttcatatttctttcttgtttgttggttttttgtttgtttgtgtaccgTCTCCGTGATGCAGGTCGACGTCCACGTAGAGGACTCGCTCGTACTTCTCCCTCAGTCTGAGGATTCCCAACACGGCATCGTTCACATAACAGAAACCTGACGCCTCatccctgagagagagagagaagagagagaagagaaagggtTTTATAGTCTGACCTTTGCCTGGAGCGCCCCCTTCAGGACAACATGATCTAACATCTGCATTAACACTCCCAGTTCAGAACATGCTGACTTACTTCTTGGCATGGTGCCATCCTCCAGCCCAGTTAATAGACACGTCACACTTCTGCTCGTTCAAACACTGGGCTCCTGTGAGTGTGGCGCCCCCTACTGCTGCTGCATAGTCATAGATCCCCTCCACCACCGGGCAGTCGTAACCTGGAGGAAGACAAACGAACAAAGTGAACACTAAACAAGGAAACAGAAGAATctatgatgaagaggagagaggagacatgaagaggagacatgaagaggagagatgaagaggagagatgaagaggagagatgaagaggagccatgaagaggagagatgaagaggagagatgaagaggagagatgaagaggagagatgaaaaggagacatgaagaggagacatgaagaggagagatgaagaggagacatgaagaggagagatgaagaggagcgatgaagaggagagatgaagaggagaagagagatgaagaggagacatgaagaggagacatgaagaggagacatgaagaggagaggagagatgaagaggagacatgaagaggagaggagagatgaagaggagagatgaataggagaggagacatgaagaggagagatgaaaaggagacatgaagaggagagatgaagaggagacatgaagaggagacatgaagaggagacatgaagaggagagatgaagaggagagatgaagaggagacatgaagaggagagatgaagaggagacatgaagaggagagatgaagaggagcggagagatgaagaggagacatgaagaggagcggagagatgaagaggagagatgaagaggagagatgaagaggagagatgaagaggagagatgaagaggagacatgaagaggagaggagagatgaagaggagagatgaataggagaggagacatgaagaggagagatgaaaaggagacatgaagaggagagatgaagaggagacatgaagaggagacatgaagaggagacatgaagaggagagatgaagaggagacatgaagaggagagatgaagaggagacatgaagaggagagatgaagaggagaggagagatgaagaggagacatgaagaggagacatgaagaggagaggagagatgaagaggagacatgaagaggagagatgaagaggagcggagagatgaagaggagacatgaagaggagagatgaagaggagaggagagatgaagaggagagatgaagaggagagatgaagaggagagatgaagaggagacatgaagaggagagatgaagaggagagatgaagaggagagatgaagaggagcggagagatgaagagggggGGGCTCGGGGTTAAAACATCTCTCATAGTTTATTCCTTTTATTTAACtaaagtaaacaaacatcatGAAAAAGGAGAGCAACaggatttatatttaagttgattaaaaacctctgtttgtgttttctctttggaGGAgatacattgttgttgtttctttcattttgcgatacagcgccctctggtggagacAATTAAACACGgcatgaagtttttttttttttttaaactgcagcttTTCCCCCCGGCTGTTTACCCTCCACTTTTCATATTAAAATGAAACGAACAACAAGCGGAGATAAGGTCAGATCAAACACTTCAGTGCTGAGACTATAAATGTGCAGAATTCAATAGAGATCTCTACTGACTGAAAGATAAAGTGACCtcactatctgatcagacaggaaacatgttgaagtgcttctctgacaacaacacagcagccagtatgtcctccttctaactttagattctgctcctgaatgctctggatttgtttggaccagagaaaaaaaaatgcttcaaatAAATCTCCTATGAGGGAACAGACTTAATGACTGGAAATTAAACTTGATCCTGACAGAGATAGAATTCACAGATAGTCATTTATTTGTTCGATGCTAAAAAGAAGGGATTCTTGTCTGTTCTCACCCAGGCCGTAGTCGGACGACTGGGGGTCGTCGTTGTCTCCGTCCTGGCTGATCTTGTGAAGATGCTCCAGGTAAGAGTCTGTGTGGAATTTAGCCATTTCCTCTATGGTGGCCAGTTTAGGTTTAACGGTgctggagaggaaggaggagggggaggggggggttgtaTACATGAGCAGTCAAATTGAATACTTCTTTCTGTGACAGGAGATGATAGGTGAGTCTCTGGAGGATTCCTGGTTGATACAAAGGGAGTCTTTTTTGGATCAGAGGAACAAAGTGTTCAGCCTACAGAAACACAGTGAAGACTTGTTATGGAACGATTCAAGAGGAGAAATACTTCTTTGATATAATAGGAGGGTAAAATAAACCACCATGGGGTATGAGCGTGTCTTCTTCCAGAGGTGTGCTCCTCTCTTACTGAACAAGGACGACTGACCACCCTCGTTCTGATGTCACTGTTCACTTTGTTTACCTTTGTTTACtcacagattgttttctttagtgGGGTCGTTTCCACATTTaagaattatatttttttttaaaagaaaagtttacAAAACTTTCAAAAACTCAGTATTTTCATTCAGATTCATCGCAGAAgggcaaaacagaaaaacaccaagttacagaacaacacagcatgaaaacaaacacatttttcagaaGACTGAAAACTTAAAACGTGCCCAAGTAacgtagaatagaatagaatagaatagaaatagGAATAagaatacaatacaatacaataggCATAATAATAGAATAAGAATAGAATAAGAATAGaataagaatagaatagaatagaatagaatagaatagaatagaatagaatagaatagaaatagGAATaggaatacaatacaatacaataggCATAATAATAGAATAAGAATAGaataagaatagaatagaatataatagaatagaatagaatagaatagaatagaatagaatagaatagaatagaatagaatagaataggcATAGGCATAGGCATAGGCATAGGcataagaatagaatagaatagaatagaatagaatagaatagaataggcATAGGCATAGGCATAGGcataagaatagaatagaatagaatggaaTAGGcataagaatagaatagaatagaataagaTAGGCATAGGCATAGGcataagaatagaatagaatagaatagaatagaaatagaaatagaaataggaATAagaatacaatacaatacaatacaatacaatacaatacaataggcataagaatagaatagaatagaatagaatagaatagaatagaatagaatagaataagaatagaatagaatagaatagaataggcATAAGCATAAGAATAggtatagaatagaatagaatagaatagaatagaatagaatagaatagaataggcATAAGcataagaatagaatagaatagaatagaatagaataagaatagaatagaatagaatagaatagaatagaatagaatacgCATAAGCATAAGAATAggtatagaatagaatagaatagaatagaatagaatagaatagaatagaatagaatagaatagaatagaatagaaaaagaATAGAATAGGCATAGGcataagaatagaatagaatagaatagaatagaatagaatagaatagaatagaaatagGAATAagaatacaatacaatacaatacaataggCATAATAATAGaataagaatagaatagaatagaatagaatagaatagaataggcATAAGCATAAGCATAAGCATAAGAATAggtatagaatagaatagaatagaatagaatagaatagaatagaatagaatagaatagaatagaatagaaaaagaatagaataggcataagaatagaatagaatagaatagaatagaatagaatagaatagaataggcATAAGCATAAGCATAAGCATAAGAATAGGTATAGAATAGaatggaatagaatagaatagaaatagaaatagaaataggaATAagaatacaatacaatacaatacaatacaatacaatacaataggcataagaatagaatagaatagaatagaatagaatagaatagaatagaatagaatagaaaaagaatagaataggcataagaatagaatagaatagaatagaatagaatagaatagaatagaatagaatagaatagaatagaataggcATAAGCATAAGCATAAGCATAAGAATAGGcataagaatagaatagaatagaatagaatagaaatagaaatagaaataggaATAagaatacaatacaatacaatacaatacaatacaatacaataggcataagaatagaatagaatagaatagaatagaatagaatagaatagaatagaatagaatagaataagaatagaatagaatagaataggcATAAGCATAAGAATAggtatagaatagaatagaatagaatagaatagaatagaatagaataggcATAAGcataagaatagaatagaatagaatagaatagaataagaatagaatagaatagaatagaatagaatagaatacgCATAAGCATAAGAATAggtatagaatagaatagaatagaatagaatagaatagaatagaatagaatagaatagaatagaatagaaaaagaatagaataggcataagaatagaatagaatagaatagaatagaatagaatagaatagaatagaatagaatagaaatagGAATAagaatacaatacaatacaatacaataggCATAATAATAGaataagaatagaatagaatagaatagaatagaatagaataggcATAAGCATAAGCATAAGCATAAGAATAggtatagaatagaatagaatagaatagaatagaatagaatagaatagaatagaatagaatagaaaaagaatagaataggcataagaatagaatagaatagaatagaatagaatagaatagaatagaatagaatagaatagaatagaataggcATAAGCATAAGCATAAGAATAGGTATAGAATAGaatggaatagaatagaatagaatagaatagaatagaatagaatagaatagaatagaatagaatagaataagaATAGGTATAGGATAGGCATAGGCATAGGcataagaatagaatagaatagaatagaatagaatagaatagaatagaatagaatagaaatagGAATAAGAATACAATACAATAGGCATAATAATAGaataagaatagaatagaatagaataagaatagaatacaatacaatacaataggCATAATAATAGaataagaatagaatagaataagaatagaatagaatagaatagaatagaatagaatagaatagaataag
This portion of the Labrus bergylta chromosome 22, fLabBer1.1, whole genome shotgun sequence genome encodes:
- the hdac8 gene encoding histone deacetylase 8; this encodes MSCGADSDDDSCRKRRVSYVYSPEYIETCDSLSKVPNRASMVHSLIEAYGLLEHMSTVKPKLATIEEMAKFHTDSYLEHLHKISQDGDNDDPQSSDYGLGYDCPVVEGIYDYAAAVGGATLTGAQCLNEQKCDVSINWAGGWHHAKKDEASGFCYVNDAVLGILRLREKYERVLYVDVDLHHGDGVEDAFSFTSKVMTVSLHKFSPGFFPGTGDLSDTGLGKGRWYAVNVPMEDGIKDDRYFQIFTSVMQEVRAQFNPEAIVMQLGADTMAGDPMCSFNMTPVGVGKCLQYVLGWQLPTLLLGGGGYNLANTARCWTYLTAVVLGKTLSSEIPDHEFFTEYGPDYSLEISPSCRPDRNDSKHLDQVISTIKGNLKNVV